The following DNA comes from Candidatus Nitrosotalea okcheonensis.
GTTTGCCTGATAATGATTTTGCCTGTCCATGTGCTCTTTGTATTGTTGCATCCTTGGTATCATCAGTAAGGAAGCCTGCTTCTATCGCAAGTGATCTTGCCTGTTGAGCAGCCTTTGCAAGTATCATGTTGACGTTTTCTTTAGTTACGTATCCTATCGCTATGGATAGTGATAATGCTTCTTGGTGTGCCTTGGCAAATGCAGCCCTGTATTGTTCTACATCTACTGTCAATTCTTCTTGATTGTAAATTACCTTGTCTTCCAAAGCCGAGTTTAGTACTATGCCTGCCTCTACCGCCTTGACATCTAGTTTGCTCAGCAGGGTAGCTAATTTTCCGGATATGGTATCGCCTTTCTTTGCTGCTATAGAGTCTTTTGTTATCCAAACAGTTCCTTGATCAATCTTGGTTGATACTCCCGCTTCTTTAAAATCAGTAAGAATTGGTCCTGGGGTAATTCCAGTGTTGCCAGCTTTGATGACTACATCTATGCTTGCCTTGTCTCCTCCTCTTGCTGCCATCATTATTTTATTTTTACCAAGTAAAATGTTCAGTTTGATTGGGCTCATGTTTGTAAACATCAATACACATTGTCCCACTAGATTTGCCGCAAGTTTTTCAATTCCAGGAATCTTTAGTGTAGAAAGTGATTTCTGTGCAACCTTGTCTTTGATACTTACAATTTCTACTTCACCTTTGAATTTTTTTCTTAACGGCAATAATTGCGAAGATCTTACCTTTTCCATCCTTACAAGTGCTATGACTTTGTACTTGCTTGGTAGTTCTTGTAACTGTTGATACATCTGAGCTTTCTTTTGAGGATATTTTGTTCTATTCTGGTGCATGTTACTTCGTTCCTGGTTGGATTGGTTTGATGATCTTTCCCATGCTGGTCTTGATCATTATTTTCTTGATGTTCTTATCACCACTAGGTAATTTCTTTTCGATTGTACCAATTACTGCGTTA
Coding sequences within:
- the rplJ gene encoding 50S ribosomal protein L10, which encodes MHQNRTKYPQKKAQMYQQLQELPSKYKVIALVRMEKVRSSQLLPLRKKFKGEVEIVSIKDKVAQKSLSTLKIPGIEKLAANLVGQCVLMFTNMSPIKLNILLGKNKIMMAARGGDKASIDVVIKAGNTGITPGPILTDFKEAGVSTKIDQGTVWITKDSIAAKKGDTISGKLATLLSKLDVKAVEAGIVLNSALEDKVIYNQEELTVDVEQYRAAFAKAHQEALSLSIAIGYVTKENVNMILAKAAQQARSLAIEAGFLTDDTKDATIQRAHGQAKSLSGKLKGYSPQ